The Lutibacter profundi genome includes a region encoding these proteins:
- a CDS encoding response regulator transcription factor: MENKRILLVEDDPNFGTVLKDYLTLNDYNVTLAIDGLEGLIMFKNDDYDLCILDVMMPRKDGFSLAKDIRSTNADIPIIFLTAKTMREDVLKGYQVGADDYLNKPFDSEVLLYKIKAIMQRKEGEKNKEEEVFEFKIGDFNFNSKLRHLSYKGGEPQKLSPKESKLLKMLTQHKNDLMPRELALTKIWRDDNYFTSRSMDVYIAKLRKYLKLDENVEIINIHGEGFRLIEK; the protein is encoded by the coding sequence ATGGAAAACAAAAGAATTTTATTAGTAGAGGATGATCCAAATTTTGGTACAGTTTTAAAAGATTACTTAACATTGAATGATTACAATGTTACACTTGCAATTGATGGGTTGGAAGGGCTTATCATGTTTAAAAATGATGATTACGACTTGTGTATTTTAGACGTAATGATGCCTAGAAAAGATGGTTTTTCATTGGCTAAAGATATTAGAAGTACCAATGCAGATATACCAATTATATTTTTAACAGCAAAAACTATGAGAGAAGATGTGTTAAAAGGGTATCAGGTAGGGGCTGATGATTATTTAAATAAACCTTTTGATTCTGAAGTTTTGTTATATAAGATTAAAGCAATTATGCAACGTAAAGAAGGAGAGAAAAATAAAGAGGAAGAAGTATTTGAGTTTAAAATTGGAGATTTTAATTTTAATTCAAAACTCAGACATTTATCATATAAAGGAGGCGAACCTCAAAAATTATCACCTAAAGAAAGCAAATTATTAAAAATGCTTACACAGCATAAAAATGATTTGATGCCAAGAGAATTAGCGCTGACCAAAATTTGGCGTGATGATAATTATTTTACTTCACGAAGTATGGATGTTTATATTGCAAAACTGCGTAAATATTTAAAATTAGATGAAAACGTTGAAATAATTAATATTCACGGAGAAGGATTTAGGCTTATTGAAAAATAG
- the coaE gene encoding dephospho-CoA kinase (Dephospho-CoA kinase (CoaE) performs the final step in coenzyme A biosynthesis.) — MKIIGLTGGIGSGKSTVLQLFSNLGATVYIADVEAKKLMHTNKELIKQLIALFGSKAYINNELNRKYISSIVFKDKNKLEELNKLVHPKVQEHFAEFVKKCKTNLVIYESAILFESGSSKMCDLIITVIANFEDKMNRIMKRDGVSKQQVLDRMKNQFEDDFKMKKSNFVIRNHKLKSTTIQVSTIYDLIAAIPES, encoded by the coding sequence ATGAAAATAATAGGCTTAACAGGAGGAATTGGAAGTGGTAAAAGTACAGTTTTACAATTGTTTAGTAATCTTGGCGCTACAGTTTATATAGCAGATGTAGAAGCCAAAAAATTGATGCACACAAATAAAGAACTAATAAAACAGCTTATAGCATTATTTGGTAGCAAAGCATATATAAATAATGAATTAAATAGAAAATATATATCTTCTATTGTTTTTAAAGATAAAAATAAATTAGAAGAGTTAAATAAATTGGTTCATCCTAAAGTACAAGAACATTTTGCTGAATTTGTAAAAAAATGTAAGACAAATCTTGTGATTTATGAGTCAGCAATCCTATTTGAAAGTGGCAGTAGTAAAATGTGTGATTTAATAATTACTGTTATTGCAAATTTTGAAGATAAAATGAATAGAATTATGAAGCGTGATGGAGTATCTAAGCAACAAGTTTTAGACAGAATGAAAAATCAGTTTGAAGATGATTTTAAGATGAAGAAATCTAATTTTGTTATTAGAAATCATAAATTAAAGAGTACAACAATTCAAGTTTCTACAATTTATGACTTAATAGCTGCAATACCTGAATCTTAA
- a CDS encoding CdaR family protein, translating into MKLVVKTSGISITNKRKVKVFLFILLLTSIIWVLIELSKITNSTAVFAVEYKNIPTGMLLQNSPTSEVNIVLKAPGFSLLKYKLKKNRVTFNLSNVVKGNPNYFLVPNQQKAYLNSQLSGETEVVSVLKDTIFIELGKNKSKKVPVNLLLEIKFKLGYNLTEPLKIIPDSVTITGPEKYVDSIKELSNTLLQLSDVHKNINREIDLKLPPKNTNIILSTTKVIVKANVDKFTEGSFNIPVTIINKPEGVKMNTFPNIIEVIYQAGLSNFNKITKNSFVVVYDYKQYENDTLLQYLTPIIKQKSDLISSIKINPSQIEFLIQK; encoded by the coding sequence ATGAAATTAGTTGTAAAAACTTCAGGGATATCAATTACAAATAAAAGGAAAGTAAAAGTATTTTTATTTATACTACTACTTACATCAATAATTTGGGTGTTAATTGAATTGTCAAAAATAACTAATAGTACAGCTGTATTTGCCGTTGAATATAAAAATATACCTACAGGGATGTTATTGCAAAATAGTCCTACTTCAGAGGTAAATATTGTATTAAAAGCTCCAGGTTTTTCATTGCTAAAATATAAGTTAAAAAAAAACAGAGTTACTTTTAATTTAAGCAATGTAGTTAAGGGTAATCCAAATTACTTTTTAGTACCAAACCAGCAAAAAGCATATTTAAATTCTCAATTATCAGGAGAAACAGAAGTTGTTAGTGTTTTGAAGGATACCATATTTATAGAGTTAGGTAAAAATAAATCAAAGAAAGTTCCAGTAAATCTTCTGTTAGAAATTAAATTCAAATTAGGATATAATTTAACAGAACCTTTAAAAATTATACCAGACTCTGTAACCATAACTGGTCCAGAAAAATATGTTGATTCAATTAAAGAATTATCAAATACCTTATTGCAATTAAGTGATGTACACAAAAATATTAACAGAGAAATAGATTTAAAATTACCACCAAAAAACACGAATATTATTTTAAGTACAACAAAGGTTATAGTTAAAGCCAATGTAGATAAATTTACCGAGGGAAGTTTCAATATTCCTGTTACCATAATTAATAAACCAGAAGGTGTTAAAATGAATACTTTCCCTAATATAATTGAAGTTATTTACCAAGCAGGGCTTTCAAACTTTAATAAAATAACAAAAAATAGTTTTGTAGTTGTTTATGACTATAAACAATATGAAAATGATACGTTATTACAATATTTAACACCAATAATTAAACAAAAAAGTGATTTAATTTCTTCTATAAAAATCAATCCAAGTCAGATTGAATTTTTAATTCAAAAATAA
- a CDS encoding ABC transporter ATP-binding protein: MKALQYLNKYFLKYKYRLLTGIVITIFSKVLALQVPQLIRESVNLAENYKNGIVTDLPLVKADLLNNILLIVGAALLSGFFTFLMRQTIIVTSRLIEFDLKNEIYQQYQRLSLNFYKKNKTGDLMNRISEDVSKVRMYFGPAIMYSMNMLVLFVVAIIKMYNIDTTLTNYTLLPLPILSVSIYFLSRIINKRSTIVQQYLSKLTTNAQETFSGISILKSYGIEDKAMQEFQHIANTSKEKNIHLFKAQALFFPAMILLIGLSNILVIYIGGLRYIEGSISLGVIAEFIMYVNMLTWPVAVVGWVTSMVQQAEASQKRINEFLQQEPEIKNNCLTPSKIEGNIEFRNVSFTYDDTNITALKNISFKIEKGKTLAILGNTGSGKSTIINLIARLYDVKSGEILIDGKNIEQLNLDNLRQSIGFVPQEAFLFSDTIKNNIKFGDESASDSKIEQAAKDAYIHHNIIEFNEGYNTYVGERGVTLSGGQKQRISIARAIIKNPKILIFDDCLSAVDTETEEIILSNLHKISKDKTTIIVSHRISSIKNADSIIVLSKGKIIQQGSHNELVNKNGYYKELYQQQLLEKEI, encoded by the coding sequence ATGAAAGCTTTACAATACTTAAATAAATACTTCTTAAAGTATAAATACCGACTGCTAACAGGGATAGTTATTACAATTTTCTCTAAAGTTTTAGCTTTACAGGTTCCTCAACTTATTAGAGAATCTGTGAATTTAGCCGAAAATTATAAAAATGGTATCGTAACCGATTTACCATTGGTAAAGGCTGACTTGTTAAATAACATACTTTTAATAGTTGGTGCTGCTTTACTTTCTGGTTTTTTTACTTTCTTAATGAGACAAACAATAATAGTTACCTCTCGTTTAATTGAGTTTGACTTGAAAAATGAAATTTATCAACAATACCAACGCTTATCCTTAAATTTTTACAAAAAAAATAAGACTGGTGATTTAATGAATCGTATTAGTGAAGATGTAAGCAAAGTACGTATGTATTTTGGCCCAGCCATTATGTACTCTATGAATATGTTGGTGCTATTTGTTGTTGCAATTATAAAAATGTATAACATTGATACAACATTAACTAATTATACTTTATTGCCGCTACCTATTTTATCTGTTTCCATTTATTTTTTAAGTAGAATTATAAATAAAAGAAGCACTATTGTTCAACAATACCTATCTAAGCTTACAACCAATGCCCAAGAAACTTTTTCAGGTATAAGTATTTTAAAATCTTATGGTATTGAAGATAAAGCAATGCAGGAATTCCAACATATTGCCAATACTTCAAAAGAAAAAAACATACATTTATTTAAAGCACAGGCATTATTTTTCCCTGCAATGATCCTACTTATTGGCCTAAGCAATATTTTAGTGATTTACATAGGTGGATTACGCTATATTGAAGGATCCATTTCATTAGGGGTAATTGCAGAATTTATTATGTATGTTAACATGTTAACGTGGCCAGTTGCTGTTGTTGGTTGGGTAACCTCAATGGTACAACAGGCTGAAGCTTCTCAAAAACGAATTAACGAATTTTTACAACAAGAGCCTGAAATTAAGAATAATTGCCTTACACCTTCAAAAATTGAAGGAAATATAGAATTTAGAAATGTATCCTTTACCTATGATGATACCAATATCACCGCCTTAAAAAATATAAGTTTTAAAATTGAGAAAGGAAAAACATTAGCCATTTTAGGTAATACTGGTTCTGGAAAATCTACCATTATAAATTTAATTGCACGTTTATACGATGTAAAATCTGGTGAAATACTTATTGATGGTAAAAATATTGAACAACTAAATTTAGATAATTTGCGTCAAAGCATTGGCTTTGTACCTCAAGAAGCTTTCCTATTTTCAGATACCATAAAAAACAATATTAAATTTGGTGATGAATCTGCATCTGACAGCAAAATTGAACAAGCTGCAAAAGACGCATATATACACCACAACATTATTGAATTTAATGAAGGGTATAACACCTATGTTGGCGAAAGAGGTGTTACACTATCTGGAGGGCAAAAGCAGCGTATATCTATTGCTAGAGCAATTATTAAAAATCCTAAAATATTAATTTTTGACGATTGTTTATCGGCTGTTGATACCGAGACAGAAGAAATAATTTTGAGTAATTTACATAAAATTAGTAAGGATAAAACAACCATTATAGTTAGCCATAGAATTTCATCAATAAAAAATGCCGATAGTATTATTGTACTTTCAAAAGGAAAAATAATTCAACAAGGCTCGCACAACGAGTTAGTTAATAAAAATGGTTATTATAAAGAACTTTACCAACAACAACTTTTAGAAAAAGAAATTTAA
- the nusB gene encoding transcription antitermination factor NusB, whose protein sequence is MINRRHIRVKVMQSVYAFLQSKSDVLDKEEKFLYNSIDKMFDLYVLLLRLLVEVRNLEKKHIVISQKKFLATPEELKPNTKFIENQIFQLLEESVSLKNYIEANKLNYWNLDNEYVHEILKLTKKSKSYATYMNSKKSSFQEDKEFVVALFKEIIAPNEKLADYFEDKNISWVDDIPFVNTWIVKTLNQINVAEAFRLGNLYKDEGDKAFVVDLFRKVVLNHTEFEKEVIDKTPNWDTDRIAEIDMILIKMAICEFLKFPSIPVRVTINEYIEIAKDYSTEKSSFFINGVLDKILKDFTESKRLDKIGRGLL, encoded by the coding sequence ATGATAAATAGAAGACATATTCGAGTAAAGGTAATGCAATCAGTTTATGCATTCTTACAATCTAAAAGTGATGTTCTCGATAAGGAAGAAAAATTTTTATACAATAGTATTGACAAGATGTTTGATTTATACGTATTGTTGCTTCGTTTATTAGTTGAAGTTAGAAATTTAGAAAAAAAGCATATTGTAATTTCTCAGAAGAAGTTTTTAGCAACTCCTGAAGAATTAAAACCAAACACAAAATTTATTGAAAATCAAATTTTTCAATTGTTAGAGGAGAGTGTTTCATTAAAAAATTATATTGAAGCCAATAAATTAAATTATTGGAACTTAGACAATGAATACGTTCATGAAATATTAAAACTCACCAAAAAAAGCAAATCGTATGCAACTTATATGAACTCTAAAAAATCTTCATTTCAGGAAGATAAAGAGTTTGTTGTGGCATTATTTAAAGAAATAATTGCACCAAATGAAAAATTGGCTGATTATTTTGAAGACAAAAATATTAGTTGGGTTGATGATATTCCTTTTGTAAACACATGGATAGTTAAAACCTTAAATCAAATAAATGTAGCAGAAGCTTTTAGATTGGGCAATTTATATAAAGATGAAGGAGATAAGGCGTTTGTAGTTGATTTATTTAGAAAAGTTGTACTAAATCATACTGAGTTTGAAAAAGAAGTTATAGATAAAACACCTAACTGGGATACCGATCGTATTGCTGAAATAGATATGATTTTGATAAAAATGGCTATTTGTGAGTTTTTAAAATTCCCATCAATACCAGTTCGTGTAACCATTAATGAATACATTGAAATTGCGAAAGACTATTCAACAGAAAAAAGCAGTTTTTTTATTAATGGAGTGTTAGATAAAATTTTGAAAGATTTTACGGAGTCAAAAAGATTAGATAAAATAGGGCGAGGATTATTATAA
- a CDS encoding PUR family DNA/RNA-binding protein, which translates to MEKEHLEQEEIFSQVLRAGRRTYFFDVRATKAEDYYLTITESKKFTHDDGSFHYKKHKIYLYKEDFAEFNEMLKAATDYILTEKGEEVISERHQKDFKRPSEISEENKGTESFTDVNFEDI; encoded by the coding sequence ATGGAAAAAGAACATTTAGAACAAGAAGAGATATTCTCACAGGTTCTTAGAGCAGGAAGAAGAACTTACTTTTTTGATGTAAGAGCAACAAAAGCAGAAGATTATTATTTAACCATTACTGAAAGTAAAAAATTCACACATGATGATGGATCTTTTCATTACAAAAAACACAAAATTTACTTATATAAAGAAGATTTTGCTGAATTTAATGAAATGTTGAAGGCCGCAACAGACTATATTTTAACTGAAAAGGGTGAAGAAGTAATCTCTGAGCGTCACCAAAAAGACTTTAAAAGACCTTCTGAAATTTCAGAAGAGAATAAAGGTACTGAAAGTTTTACTGATGTAAATTTTGAAGATATTTAA
- a CDS encoding DUF1573 domain-containing protein, with protein MKKITIIYIAILGLAVISCKENATSKVKETNLETAKERDAKISLGSAIIEFDKPAFEFGTITEGDIVKGDFTIYNKGKVDLVITKAKASCGCTVPVWPKEAIKPGDSAVLKFSFNSRGKRGNNNKSITLTTNTEKGTEILRVKGTVLPKEK; from the coding sequence ATGAAAAAAATCACAATAATTTATATTGCTATATTAGGTTTAGCAGTTATATCATGTAAAGAAAATGCAACTTCAAAAGTTAAAGAAACCAATTTAGAAACCGCTAAAGAAAGAGATGCTAAAATTAGTTTGGGATCAGCAATTATTGAATTTGATAAACCAGCATTTGAGTTTGGTACTATTACTGAGGGTGATATTGTAAAAGGTGATTTTACAATTTATAACAAAGGGAAAGTTGATTTAGTTATAACAAAAGCAAAAGCATCTTGTGGTTGTACTGTACCGGTTTGGCCTAAAGAAGCTATAAAACCAGGAGATTCTGCTGTTTTAAAATTTTCATTTAATTCAAGAGGAAAAAGAGGAAACAATAACAAATCTATTACGCTTACAACCAATACCGAAAAAGGAACAGAGATTTTAAGAGTTAAAGGAACTGTTTTACCTAAAGAAAAATAA
- the sucC gene encoding ADP-forming succinate--CoA ligase subunit beta: protein MNLHEYQGKELLNSFGVRIQRGIVANNHKKAVEAAKQLATETGTDWWIVKAQIHAGGRGKGGGVKLAKSLDEVSTISENIIGMMLKTPQTPPQGKKVNQVLIAEDVYYPGENEPEEYYMSVLLNRATGRNMVMYSTEGGMDIEGVAEKTPHLIFTEEIDPLIGLQPFQARKIAFNLGLSGGALKEMIKFVTSLYTAFVKSDASLFEINPVLKTSDNKILAVDSKVVIDDSALFRHKDLAQLRDLREENEIEVEANAAGLNYVDLDGNVGCMVNGAGLAMSTMDLIKQSGGEPANFLDVGGTADAKRVETAFRIILKDPNVKAILVNIFGGIVRCDRVAQGIIDAYKNMGDAIKIPIIVRLQGTNAKEAKELIDASGLDVISATEFQEAADKVKEVLK, encoded by the coding sequence ATGAATTTACACGAATATCAAGGAAAAGAATTGTTAAACAGTTTTGGCGTTAGAATACAACGGGGAATTGTTGCTAATAATCATAAAAAAGCTGTAGAAGCTGCAAAACAATTAGCTACAGAAACTGGTACAGATTGGTGGATTGTAAAAGCACAAATTCATGCAGGTGGGCGTGGAAAAGGTGGAGGAGTTAAACTTGCTAAAAGTTTAGATGAAGTGAGTACAATTTCAGAAAACATTATTGGAATGATGTTAAAAACACCTCAAACACCTCCTCAAGGTAAAAAAGTGAATCAAGTGTTGATTGCAGAAGATGTTTATTATCCTGGAGAAAATGAGCCAGAAGAGTATTATATGTCTGTACTTTTAAATAGAGCTACAGGTAGAAATATGGTAATGTATTCTACTGAAGGAGGTATGGATATTGAAGGTGTTGCAGAAAAAACACCTCATTTAATTTTTACTGAAGAAATTGACCCTTTAATTGGTTTGCAACCATTTCAAGCTCGTAAAATAGCATTTAATTTAGGTCTTTCAGGCGGCGCTTTAAAAGAAATGATAAAATTTGTTACTTCGTTATATACTGCCTTTGTAAAGTCTGATGCATCATTATTCGAAATTAATCCCGTATTAAAAACTTCTGACAATAAAATTTTAGCGGTTGATTCTAAAGTTGTTATAGATGATAGTGCACTTTTTCGTCACAAAGATTTAGCTCAATTACGTGATTTACGTGAAGAAAATGAGATTGAAGTTGAAGCCAATGCCGCAGGTTTAAATTATGTAGATTTAGATGGAAATGTAGGATGTATGGTTAACGGTGCTGGTTTGGCAATGAGTACAATGGATTTAATTAAACAATCTGGAGGTGAGCCTGCAAATTTTTTAGATGTTGGAGGTACTGCTGATGCTAAACGTGTTGAAACGGCTTTTAGAATTATTTTAAAAGATCCAAATGTGAAAGCAATTTTAGTAAATATTTTTGGAGGTATTGTACGTTGTGATAGAGTAGCACAAGGTATTATAGATGCTTATAAAAATATGGGTGATGCTATTAAAATTCCAATTATTGTAAGATTGCAAGGAACCAATGCTAAAGAGGCTAAAGAGCTTATTGATGCAAGTGGCTTAGATGTTATTTCTGCAACTGAATTTCAAGAAGCAGCAGATAAAGTAAAAGAAGTTTTAAAGTAA
- the yajC gene encoding preprotein translocase subunit YajC, producing MYTVIFLQTDGSTLSTMLPFLLMFVVIYFFMIRPQMKRQKNEKKFQSSIAKGNKIITTSGIHGKIVDIVDSDNTVIIETGAGKMKFERSAISMELSKKLQAPKEKK from the coding sequence ATGTATACAGTTATATTCTTACAAACAGATGGAAGTACATTGTCAACCATGCTTCCTTTTTTATTAATGTTTGTGGTTATTTATTTTTTTATGATACGACCACAAATGAAACGACAAAAAAACGAAAAAAAATTTCAAAGTTCTATTGCAAAAGGGAATAAAATAATTACTACAAGTGGAATTCACGGAAAAATTGTAGATATCGTAGATAGTGATAATACCGTAATAATTGAAACTGGAGCAGGGAAAATGAAATTTGAACGATCAGCAATTTCAATGGAGCTTAGTAAAAAGTTACAAGCACCTAAAGAAAAAAAATAA
- a CDS encoding sensor histidine kinase, with protein sequence MGKKVFILIIVLMSIALIGIISVQVFWIKNTIQITEAQFTSNVRFALAKVSEDIKQREFEDFYLKLSEIYREGEKFKASDIRKFIYEKIDTTNNEKFTYSQSIIEQNYKVPTEFFENDTINFKEIFSKEEIVIVKDQNFDKDYNGINPPEERYIKVGRFEGAQKSYLERQFDVYTSRLPIHKRVSNKEISYRLNNELKSRGIDTDFKYGIYSNGLATQVKSGYFRKEAGKSYKVPMFADEDGNSNFQLYVTFPEKKNFILSSIYKILTLSAFFILIIILAFVSALYQLVKQKQISEIKTDFINNMTHEFKTPIATINLALDAIKNPKIISNQEKVLRYVKMIRDENKRMHAQVENVLRISKLEKNQLDVSKEKVDIHDILEEAVTHVDLLIKDKGGYVKLDLKAYDTEILANEFHLTNVIVNMLDNAIKYSKGVPKINISTENTNKSIIIRVKDNGIGMSKSVQKNIFKKFYREERGNIHNVKGHGLGLSYVKKIIEIHQGEISVESEKGIGSTFTIKLPLI encoded by the coding sequence ATGGGAAAGAAGGTGTTTATACTCATTATTGTTTTAATGAGTATTGCTTTAATAGGTATTATTTCTGTTCAAGTTTTTTGGATAAAAAACACCATACAAATTACTGAAGCGCAATTTACTTCTAATGTGAGATTTGCACTTGCAAAAGTTTCAGAAGATATTAAACAGCGAGAATTTGAAGATTTTTATTTAAAATTATCAGAAATTTATAGAGAAGGTGAGAAATTTAAAGCATCGGATATTCGAAAGTTTATTTATGAAAAAATTGATACAACGAATAATGAAAAATTTACCTATTCTCAAAGTATAATTGAACAAAACTATAAAGTGCCAACTGAGTTCTTTGAAAATGATACCATAAACTTTAAAGAAATTTTTAGTAAAGAAGAGATTGTAATTGTAAAGGATCAAAATTTTGATAAAGATTATAATGGAATCAATCCTCCTGAAGAGCGCTATATTAAAGTAGGAAGATTTGAAGGAGCTCAAAAATCATATTTAGAACGTCAATTTGATGTTTATACAAGTAGATTGCCCATTCATAAAAGAGTTAGTAATAAAGAAATTTCCTACAGATTAAATAATGAACTAAAAAGTAGGGGAATTGATACCGATTTTAAATATGGAATTTACAGTAACGGATTAGCAACACAAGTAAAATCTGGTTATTTTAGAAAAGAAGCAGGTAAAAGTTATAAAGTGCCCATGTTTGCCGATGAAGATGGAAATAGTAATTTTCAGCTATATGTAACATTTCCTGAAAAGAAAAATTTCATACTATCTTCAATTTATAAAATATTAACACTTTCTGCTTTTTTTATTCTCATTATAATTTTAGCTTTTGTTAGTGCCTTGTATCAATTGGTAAAACAAAAGCAAATTTCTGAGATAAAAACAGATTTTATAAATAATATGACGCATGAATTTAAAACACCAATTGCAACCATTAATTTAGCACTAGATGCTATAAAAAATCCAAAAATAATAAGTAATCAAGAAAAGGTGTTGCGTTATGTAAAAATGATTAGAGATGAGAATAAACGCATGCACGCACAGGTTGAAAATGTATTGAGAATTTCTAAATTAGAGAAAAATCAATTAGATGTTAGTAAGGAAAAAGTAGATATTCACGACATATTAGAAGAGGCTGTAACACACGTTGATTTATTAATAAAAGATAAAGGAGGTTATGTTAAATTAGATTTAAAAGCATACGATACTGAAATATTAGCGAATGAGTTTCATCTTACGAATGTAATCGTTAACATGTTAGATAATGCTATAAAATACTCTAAAGGAGTTCCTAAAATTAATATTTCAACTGAAAACACAAATAAAAGTATTATTATTAGAGTTAAAGATAATGGTATTGGAATGAGCAAAAGTGTTCAAAAAAATATTTTTAAAAAGTTTTATAGAGAAGAAAGAGGAAATATTCATAATGTGAAAGGACATGGTTTAGGACTTTCATACGTAAAAAAAATAATTGAAATTCATCAAGGTGAAATTTCTGTTGAAAGTGAAAAAGGAATAGGAAGCACTTTTACCATAAAATTACCCTTGATTTAA
- a CDS encoding L-threonylcarbamoyladenylate synthase, which produces MAQFVKIYEENPNEREIDKVVAILKKGGLIIYPTDTVYGVGCDITNAKAMSKIAKIKNIKLDKANFSFICYDLSNLSDYVKQIDTPTYKILKKTLPGPYTFILPGNNNLPKAFKNKKTVGIRIPDNMIIRELVKKLGNPIVSTSIYDEDDLIEYTTDPELIFEKWESRVDIVIDGGYGGNIPSTIIDLSDGEITVLREGKGSIDF; this is translated from the coding sequence ATGGCACAATTTGTAAAAATTTATGAAGAAAACCCTAACGAACGTGAAATAGATAAAGTTGTAGCAATTTTAAAAAAAGGAGGGTTAATTATTTATCCTACAGATACGGTTTATGGTGTTGGTTGTGATATTACCAACGCGAAAGCTATGAGCAAAATCGCAAAAATTAAAAATATAAAATTGGATAAAGCCAATTTTTCATTTATTTGTTATGATTTAAGTAACCTTTCAGACTATGTTAAACAAATTGATACTCCAACCTATAAAATATTAAAAAAGACTTTACCAGGGCCTTATACATTTATTTTACCAGGAAATAATAATTTACCTAAAGCTTTTAAAAATAAAAAAACAGTAGGAATTAGAATACCTGATAATATGATTATTAGAGAGTTGGTTAAAAAATTAGGAAATCCAATTGTATCTACATCTATTTATGACGAAGATGATTTAATAGAATATACTACAGATCCTGAATTAATTTTTGAAAAATGGGAATCTAGGGTTGATATTGTAATTGATGGAGGTTACGGCGGTAATATTCCTTCTACAATTATTGATTTGTCTGATGGTGAAATAACAGTTCTTCGTGAAGGAAAAGGAAGCATTGATTTTTAA